A segment of the Candidatus Methylomirabilota bacterium genome:
GGCGCCCCGGATATCCCTCCGCGTACTTGTTGTTCATCGTGGATGCCATGGCGGCCAGCACGGCCGGGCTCGCGTAATTCTCCGAGGCGATCAGCCTGAGCGTGGTGCGTTCCCGGTTCAACTCGCCCGCGATGGCCGCAGCGATCTCGGGGTCCGTGCGCTGCAGCGCTTCCCACTGGGCCACGAAGCCATCGCGGGTCACAGCTCGCCTCGCTCGATCATCGAGATCTCCTCCAGCCGGCGCACGTGGCGTCCGCCCTCGAACGGAGTGGCCAGCCACAGCTCCATGATCTCCCGGGCCAGCGTGGGGGCCACGATCCGGGCGCCCATCGACAGGACGTTCGCGTCGTTGTGCTGGCGAGACAGCCGGGCCGTGTACAGGTCGTTGCACAGCGCCGCCCGGACGCCCTGCACCTTGTTCGCCGCCATCTGCTCTCCCTGCCCCGAACCCCCGAGCACGATCCCACGCTCGGAACGTCCCTCCGCGACCGCACGAGCCACTTTCACGCAGAACAGGGGGTAGTCCACCGGCTCCTCGGAGTCCGTCCCGAGGTCGGCCACCTCGTGCCCCTGCTCCTTCAGGACCTGCTTCAGCTCTTCCTTGAGGGGGAAGCCGGCGTGGTCCGAGCCGATGGCGATCCGCATCGGCTCAGTCGGCCCGCCTCGAGGCGACGGAGCGCGCGTCGTACAAGGCGCTCGCCAGCCGCTCGCACAAGTCCTCCAGCTCGAAGGCCACGGCCCGGTAGCCCTGGAGGGAGAGCCCCAGAGGATCCATGACGTCCTCGTCCGGGATGCTCGGCGATCCAGCGCGACGGCGGTGGGCATCGGCCGCCGCCGTCCGAAGGCCCCCATCGGAAGGAGTGGTGTCCACCGGGCGCGCGCCGGCGGTCTCCATGAGGCGAACCAGTTCCTTCAACGTGAACGTCCTGGCCTCCGCCTCCGGGACGAGCGCCTGGACGTCCTCGCGATGCTCCGCTGCCATCACGACGATCAGGAC
Coding sequences within it:
- the rpiB gene encoding ribose 5-phosphate isomerase B produces the protein MRIAIGSDHAGFPLKEELKQVLKEQGHEVADLGTDSEEPVDYPLFCVKVARAVAEGRSERGIVLGGSGQGEQMAANKVQGVRAALCNDLYTARLSRQHNDANVLSMGARIVAPTLAREIMELWLATPFEGGRHVRRLEEISMIERGEL